Proteins encoded together in one candidate division WOR-3 bacterium window:
- a CDS encoding DUF6125 family protein, with amino-acid sequence MADKEERFPQLKSLSREDLIGLLEDAAKNWLAHDGLWFQAVEAKFGMEAAIELDREAWRRFTVVEAKRIMERHKILPGGGIPALVKALSFRLYAYINRQEVIEVSPNRVVFRMNDCRVQSARQRKGLADFPCKTVGLVEYEWFAKTIDERIQTRCLYCPPDEHPPDAWCAWEFVIK; translated from the coding sequence ATGGCAGATAAAGAAGAACGTTTTCCGCAACTGAAAAGTTTGTCCCGAGAGGATTTAATCGGTCTTTTAGAAGATGCGGCGAAAAACTGGCTGGCGCACGACGGGTTGTGGTTTCAGGCGGTGGAAGCAAAGTTCGGGATGGAAGCGGCAATTGAACTTGACCGTGAAGCGTGGCGCCGGTTTACGGTAGTTGAGGCAAAGCGGATTATGGAGCGGCATAAAATACTGCCCGGGGGCGGAATTCCAGCGCTCGTGAAGGCGCTTTCCTTTCGGCTTTATGCATATATCAACCGCCAGGAGGTGATTGAGGTAAGTCCAAACCGGGTGGTGTTTCGGATGAACGACTGCCGGGTTCAAAGCGCCCGGCAACGCAAAGGTTTGGCGGATTTTCCCTGCAAAACGGTCGGGCTTGTTGAGTATGAGTGGTTTGCCAAGACAATTGATGAACGCATCCAGACCCGCTGCCTTTATTGCCCTCCAGATGAGCATCCACCAGATGCCTGGTGTGCCTGGGAGTTTGTCATTAAATGA
- a CDS encoding acetate--CoA ligase family protein produces the protein MKSNNLDFIFKPRSIAVIGASSKEGSVGRALFANILFNGYTGVVFPVNPKAKSILGVKAYPSVLDINDEIDLAILIVPAITVPAVLAECGQKKIKGAIVISAGFKELGTTGAALEQAVKERARTWGIRLVGPNCFGMINTSPTVRLNTTFGRVMPRTGNIALISQSGAVGVNALEYAESEEVGLSKFISIGNKADINECDLLEYLKDDEETDVIALYLEDLVNPPEFMRIAREITSHSRRPKPILAIKAGRTTEGARAASSHTGALAGSDEAYNAFFSQARILRVDTVSELIAKAAVLAYQPTPRGPRVAIITNAGGVGIMATDACVRYGLKIAPLTEKTRTELKKVLPPAAAINNPVDIIGDGDANRYRAAFRILLQDENIDGVIPIWTPTVMAEAIDVANVIAEEAQNTDKPILACIQTMGDNTAIRRALLRVRIPHFLFPENAARALATMAEFGRLSRRPPGEVVNFTDVQTEQVREIVERAKNRPRPFISEPECHQILKAYGIPVAEFELATSISEALTAAKKIGYPVAIKIVSPDIIHKTDFGGVRINITSDEQLQECYTEMLKTIKSKKPDAEIWGVMVQKMAPAGGLETILGMKRDPHFGPLLMFGLGGILVEVLKDVVFRVAPVNDLSAESMITGIRAYRLLEPFRGKPARDKQKIKESIQRLSQLVTDFPEFDEIDINPLFVYEEGKGALVIDARMLL, from the coding sequence ATGAAATCAAACAATTTGGACTTTATCTTTAAACCCCGTTCCATTGCGGTCATTGGCGCCTCAAGCAAGGAAGGCTCGGTAGGCCGCGCCCTGTTCGCCAACATTCTATTTAACGGTTATACCGGTGTCGTCTTTCCGGTCAATCCAAAAGCAAAAAGCATCCTCGGTGTCAAAGCCTACCCTTCGGTTTTAGACATCAATGACGAAATTGACCTTGCCATCCTCATTGTACCTGCAATCACCGTGCCGGCAGTTCTCGCGGAGTGCGGTCAGAAGAAGATAAAGGGTGCGATCGTCATCTCAGCCGGATTCAAAGAACTGGGTACTACCGGTGCTGCATTGGAACAGGCAGTGAAGGAAAGGGCGCGCACCTGGGGAATCCGTTTGGTCGGGCCCAACTGTTTTGGAATGATAAACACCAGCCCGACGGTCCGGCTGAACACCACCTTTGGTCGCGTTATGCCGCGCACCGGTAACATCGCACTCATTTCTCAATCCGGCGCCGTCGGAGTTAACGCTCTTGAATATGCCGAATCAGAAGAGGTCGGGCTCTCAAAATTTATCTCCATCGGTAACAAAGCGGACATCAACGAATGTGACCTGCTCGAATACCTGAAGGATGACGAAGAAACCGATGTCATCGCCCTCTATCTGGAAGATTTGGTTAACCCGCCGGAATTTATGCGCATTGCCCGGGAAATAACATCCCACTCCCGAAGACCCAAACCGATTCTCGCCATCAAAGCAGGTCGGACAACCGAAGGTGCCCGTGCCGCATCTTCTCACACCGGTGCCCTTGCCGGTTCCGATGAGGCATACAACGCCTTCTTCTCACAGGCACGGATTCTTCGCGTTGACACGGTAAGCGAATTAATCGCCAAGGCTGCCGTTCTTGCCTACCAGCCGACCCCGCGTGGTCCACGGGTGGCGATTATCACCAATGCGGGCGGCGTGGGCATAATGGCAACCGATGCCTGTGTCCGGTATGGGCTCAAGATCGCACCGTTAACCGAAAAAACTCGCACCGAACTCAAAAAAGTCCTGCCCCCTGCTGCTGCCATTAACAATCCGGTTGATATCATCGGTGACGGTGATGCCAATCGCTACCGTGCCGCATTTCGCATCCTCCTCCAGGATGAAAACATCGATGGGGTTATCCCAATCTGGACGCCCACTGTTATGGCAGAGGCGATTGATGTTGCCAATGTTATCGCCGAGGAAGCACAGAACACCGATAAGCCAATCCTCGCCTGCATTCAAACAATGGGTGACAACACCGCAATCCGCCGCGCCTTACTCCGGGTCCGAATCCCCCATTTTCTCTTCCCGGAAAATGCTGCCCGCGCGCTGGCAACGATGGCTGAATTCGGTCGATTGAGCCGGCGGCCACCCGGAGAAGTTGTCAACTTTACCGATGTTCAAACCGAACAAGTTCGGGAGATTGTCGAACGGGCAAAAAATCGGCCCCGTCCTTTCATATCCGAACCCGAATGCCATCAAATCCTCAAAGCCTACGGTATACCGGTGGCTGAATTCGAACTTGCCACCAGCATCTCTGAGGCGCTCACCGCCGCTAAAAAAATCGGTTATCCGGTTGCAATTAAAATTGTTTCCCCGGACATCATCCACAAAACCGACTTCGGTGGCGTTCGGATTAACATCACCAGCGATGAACAGCTGCAAGAATGCTATACCGAAATGCTGAAAACGATAAAAAGCAAAAAGCCCGATGCCGAAATCTGGGGTGTAATGGTACAAAAGATGGCTCCAGCCGGTGGATTGGAAACAATCCTCGGAATGAAACGGGACCCGCATTTTGGTCCTTTGTTGATGTTTGGACTGGGTGGTATTTTGGTAGAGGTACTGAAAGATGTTGTGTTCCGCGTTGCTCCGGTCAACGACCTATCAGCCGAATCGATGATTACCGGCATCAGGGCATATCGCCTGCTTGAACCGTTTAGGGGAAAACCGGCACGGGACAAACAGAAAATCAAAGAGTCGATTCAGCGTCTATCGCAACTGGTAACCGATTTCCCCGAGTTTGACGAAATTGATATCAATCCGCTTTTTGTTTACGAAGAAGGCAAAGGTGCCCTGGTGATTGATGCCCGCATGCTACTTTGA
- the iorA gene encoding indolepyruvate ferredoxin oxidoreductase subunit alpha, with the protein MNTELLLGDEAIARGAWEAGCVVAAAYPGTPSTEILEALATYQEVYCEWSVNEKVALEVALGAALAGVRSLAAMKHVGLNVAADPLFSAAYIGVNAGLVIVTADDPGLHSSQNEQDNRFYALAAKVPLLSPSDSQEAKDFTKLAFDLSEQFDIPVLLRITTRIAHSSSVVTLEPRRAEKPRGYEKQLFKTTLLPVFARVRHIDLEKRLLRLQDYSDKSPINRMELGKPDFGIICDGVAYQYAREVFPDASFLKLGLVYPFPRNLVLDFARKVKELIVIEEVDPFIELQTRALGLPVKGKDFLPRYGELNSGIVRIAFAEKKIEKPVLEEEIPNRPPALCPGCPHLGLFYALQKQKAIIAGDIGCYTLGALPPHSAMDTCIDMGASITFAHGVDKALGKSDPRPRIAVLGDSTFFHSGITGLINTTYNNSNVITIIADNRTTGMTGHQDHPGTGKTLKGEPSKPIDLETLCRACGVEQVIRIDPYHPRETKKTIQNLLKENKSAVVISQRPCALLAGKQGESKKVNKEKCIGCQACLALGCPALSFADNKAFILATTCTGCGMCVEICPKGAIE; encoded by the coding sequence ATGAACACGGAACTGCTACTGGGTGATGAGGCGATTGCCCGCGGTGCCTGGGAAGCGGGTTGCGTGGTCGCCGCTGCCTATCCCGGAACCCCATCAACCGAAATCCTTGAAGCCCTTGCCACATATCAAGAAGTCTATTGTGAATGGTCGGTAAATGAAAAGGTGGCGCTGGAAGTCGCCCTCGGTGCCGCGCTCGCCGGCGTCCGCAGTCTGGCAGCGATGAAACATGTAGGTCTGAATGTTGCTGCCGACCCTTTGTTCTCGGCGGCTTACATCGGTGTCAACGCTGGACTGGTAATTGTCACCGCCGACGACCCCGGACTGCACTCCTCGCAAAACGAACAGGATAACCGTTTTTACGCCCTTGCCGCCAAAGTTCCCCTGCTCAGTCCCTCAGATAGCCAGGAGGCAAAAGATTTTACAAAACTGGCATTCGACTTATCAGAACAGTTTGACATACCGGTCCTGCTCCGAATCACAACTCGCATCGCCCATTCCAGTTCTGTGGTAACACTCGAGCCGCGCCGCGCTGAAAAGCCCCGGGGCTATGAAAAGCAACTTTTCAAAACTACCCTCTTGCCTGTATTTGCCCGGGTCCGCCACATTGACCTTGAAAAGCGTCTGTTAAGGTTACAGGACTATTCTGATAAATCACCCATCAACCGTATGGAACTGGGTAAGCCTGATTTCGGCATAATCTGCGACGGGGTAGCATACCAGTACGCCCGCGAGGTTTTCCCGGACGCGTCATTCCTTAAACTCGGACTCGTTTATCCCTTCCCCCGTAATTTAGTCCTTGACTTTGCCCGAAAAGTAAAAGAACTGATTGTAATTGAAGAGGTTGACCCATTTATCGAACTCCAGACCCGCGCCCTTGGCTTACCGGTAAAAGGTAAAGATTTTCTGCCCCGCTATGGTGAACTCAACTCGGGAATCGTGCGCATTGCCTTTGCGGAAAAGAAGATTGAAAAACCGGTTTTAGAAGAAGAAATTCCCAATCGCCCGCCTGCCCTTTGCCCGGGCTGTCCGCATCTGGGACTGTTCTACGCCCTGCAGAAGCAGAAGGCAATCATCGCCGGCGACATCGGCTGTTATACGCTTGGTGCCCTACCACCGCACAGCGCAATGGACACCTGTATTGATATGGGCGCTTCCATTACCTTTGCCCACGGTGTTGACAAAGCGCTGGGGAAATCGGACCCGCGCCCCCGCATCGCCGTTCTCGGTGACTCCACCTTCTTTCATTCCGGTATCACCGGTCTTATAAACACTACTTACAACAATTCCAATGTCATAACGATAATCGCCGACAACCGCACCACCGGAATGACCGGCCATCAAGACCACCCCGGCACCGGTAAAACATTAAAAGGCGAACCGAGCAAACCGATTGACCTTGAAACGCTCTGTCGCGCCTGCGGTGTGGAACAGGTAATTCGGATTGACCCTTACCACCCACGGGAAACGAAAAAGACCATTCAAAACCTGCTTAAAGAAAATAAAAGTGCGGTTGTCATATCGCAAAGACCCTGTGCCCTGCTCGCCGGTAAACAGGGTGAATCCAAAAAAGTGAATAAAGAAAAGTGCATTGGTTGTCAAGCCTGTCTTGCCCTTGGTTGTCCGGCGCTATCGTTTGCCGATAACAAAGCGTTTATCCTCGCAACCACCTGCACCGGCTGCGGGATGTGTGTTGAAATCTGCCCGAAGGGGGCGATTGAATGA
- a CDS encoding phospholipase D-like domain-containing protein, with translation MHLCFLFLLAIIPESSDTIKVWFAQDSIGLRLVEFFNAAASSIDYCCYNSSRVDVTLALINAHNRGVRVRVITDDSRLNNTWVAYLRSAGITVWSDSASSGRSAYMHNKFAIRDFIDEDPTNDVVWVASYNANQNELSADCALEIPSTALCAAYLAEFNQMWGSAGANPVPESARFHNAKQDRLASHQFLINGYPAYLYFSPQNRVVDTIAAIAGRARSELFFAINSFTYDPLGDTLIALWNRGLTIAGTIDKAGANDPASEYPRLRQWHIPILIDSIPFGNGVLHEKIMLIDSCLIITGSANWSQNANLSNDENTLLLTDPAVTERFRNEILTRYLEASGTYPPAVFEPPVSPPTQKIFSSISRARSLLKGVYFDAAGRKVVTGKPGSSGVFFKTEKDKPIQLIIVK, from the coding sequence ATGCATCTCTGCTTCCTCTTTCTACTGGCTATTATCCCAGAATCTTCTGATACAATAAAAGTCTGGTTTGCTCAGGACAGCATCGGTTTGCGGCTGGTGGAATTTTTTAACGCTGCCGCCAGTTCCATCGATTACTGTTGCTACAACTCATCCCGGGTTGATGTCACACTCGCTTTAATCAACGCCCATAACCGGGGAGTTCGGGTGCGCGTTATTACCGATGATTCCCGGCTCAATAACACCTGGGTTGCCTATCTGCGCAGTGCCGGAATCACAGTCTGGTCCGATTCCGCTTCTTCCGGGCGCTCGGCTTATATGCACAACAAATTCGCCATTCGGGATTTTATCGATGAAGACCCCACCAATGATGTGGTGTGGGTGGCATCCTACAATGCCAACCAGAATGAACTGTCTGCCGACTGCGCCCTCGAAATACCGAGCACCGCCCTTTGCGCCGCCTATCTTGCCGAATTCAACCAGATGTGGGGTTCAGCCGGAGCAAACCCGGTCCCGGAAAGCGCCCGTTTTCACAATGCGAAACAGGACCGTCTTGCCAGCCATCAGTTTCTCATCAACGGCTATCCGGCATACCTGTACTTCTCACCGCAAAACCGGGTGGTTGATACCATTGCCGCTATTGCTGGCCGCGCCCGCAGTGAACTCTTCTTCGCCATCAACTCCTTTACCTATGACCCGCTCGGTGACACACTTATCGCTCTCTGGAATCGAGGATTAACCATCGCCGGTACTATTGACAAAGCCGGTGCTAATGACCCGGCTTCAGAGTATCCTCGCCTCCGGCAATGGCACATTCCGATTCTTATTGACTCAATACCATTTGGCAACGGCGTCCTGCACGAAAAGATTATGCTCATCGACTCCTGTTTAATCATCACCGGCTCTGCCAACTGGTCTCAGAACGCCAACCTTTCCAACGATGAAAATACCCTGCTCTTGACCGACCCGGCTGTTACCGAACGCTTCCGTAACGAAATTCTCACCCGTTATCTTGAAGCCAGTGGCACCTACCCGCCCGCGGTTTTTGAACCACCTGTATCCCCGCCAACGCAGAAAATTTTCTCCAGTATCTCCCGTGCCCGGTCGTTACTTAAAGGCGTCTACTTCGACGCTGCGGGTAGAAAAGTTGTTACCGGCAAACCGGGTTCCAGCGGTGTTTTCTTTAAAACAGAGAAGGACAAACCCATTCAACTCATTATCGTAAAATAG
- a CDS encoding DUF5723 family protein: MSMFSIITFIVGILNPVFSVGTDALFFNPANLGLPANQFFSLDIVDVNGVGANNSFNIAQYNRYNGKFIDETGKEILLNSIPRSGLVMDTKVQAAILRFNYGNLAFAVRTEGAGDLVVPKSLVDLLLNGNELDRTYSSNGAQFELVTLARSKIGLGKQWGNFVVGASLNYIRGLFYVQMLNYEARILTTRRGFSGEGCVGYLKAQGGNGWTVDVGAAYCQNRFYLGVAMFDLGPGIVWREGVEERYWTFSVDSANLYELLTESGKVYYREVRGAGNEVVSYLPVKFNVGIGYQINEVINAGVVLSPVFDLESVRLNRFSAELTSEVTIRNLVPVCLTAGFDNRFGLVAGIKTGLIWKRWNFRLGVKEVGGLFWSGKGVEVGFAIGYAGYPKSVTPKSFFKI; encoded by the coding sequence ATGAGTATGTTCAGCATTATAACCTTTATCGTGGGAATTTTAAATCCGGTCTTTAGCGTGGGGACCGATGCGCTTTTTTTTAATCCCGCAAACCTCGGATTGCCGGCAAACCAGTTTTTTTCTCTTGATATTGTTGATGTAAATGGGGTGGGGGCAAACAACTCTTTCAACATTGCTCAATACAATCGGTACAACGGGAAGTTTATTGACGAAACGGGAAAGGAAATTCTATTAAACTCGATACCCAGGAGCGGGTTAGTGATGGACACAAAAGTTCAGGCGGCAATACTGCGATTTAATTACGGCAACCTGGCTTTCGCGGTGCGGACCGAGGGTGCAGGTGATTTGGTAGTTCCGAAAAGCCTTGTTGATTTACTCCTTAATGGCAATGAACTGGACCGGACCTACAGTTCCAACGGTGCTCAATTTGAATTGGTTACACTCGCCAGGTCGAAAATAGGGTTAGGCAAGCAATGGGGAAATTTTGTTGTTGGCGCCAGTTTAAACTATATCCGGGGTCTTTTCTACGTCCAGATGCTTAACTACGAAGCCCGGATTTTAACCACCCGGCGCGGTTTTAGCGGTGAGGGATGTGTTGGTTATCTAAAGGCACAGGGTGGTAACGGCTGGACCGTTGATGTGGGTGCTGCGTACTGTCAAAACCGATTTTATCTCGGGGTGGCAATGTTTGATTTGGGGCCCGGGATAGTGTGGCGGGAAGGCGTTGAAGAACGGTACTGGACATTTAGCGTCGACTCTGCCAATCTTTACGAACTTCTTACCGAGTCCGGTAAGGTTTATTATCGGGAAGTCCGCGGTGCCGGTAATGAGGTTGTATCTTATTTGCCGGTTAAATTTAATGTCGGTATCGGATATCAAATCAATGAGGTGATTAATGCCGGTGTTGTCTTGAGTCCAGTTTTCGATTTAGAATCGGTGCGCTTAAACCGTTTCTCAGCGGAACTGACATCAGAAGTAACTATCAGAAACTTGGTGCCGGTCTGCTTGACCGCCGGATTTGATAACCGTTTTGGTCTTGTCGCCGGTATAAAAACCGGGTTAATCTGGAAACGGTGGAATTTTCGATTAGGCGTTAAGGAAGTGGGCGGGTTGTTTTGGTCCGGAAAAGGGGTCGAGGTGGGATTTGCGATTGGTTATGCGGGGTATCCGAAATCGGTCACGCCCAAGTCGTTTTTCAAGATATAG
- a CDS encoding MBL fold metallo-hydrolase, translating to MDFGKLKLYPLCDGFFGLDGGAMFGVIPRPLWEKKHPPDERNRIKLALRPLLVATGKELILIDTGIGDKYDSNFAERYRIEKTDSVLSGLARLGFKPEDITTVILTHLHFDHCGGSTQIKDGKLVPTFPRARYIVQQAEWEDAVNPNRRSRASYLGENFLPLKETNLLELINGSIEIYPGIQLLPTGGHTRGMQLVKITSDNKTAIFWSDMIPTQSHIPVPYIMGYDLFPLDSMDQKEKLLNQAVNGNWLSVLEHDREAVMGKITLKDGKYQFEQIKEDKIYEHPKLANEI from the coding sequence ATGGATTTTGGCAAACTGAAACTGTACCCTCTTTGTGACGGGTTCTTTGGCCTTGATGGCGGGGCAATGTTCGGCGTCATTCCCAGACCACTCTGGGAAAAGAAACACCCCCCTGATGAACGGAATCGTATCAAACTCGCCCTGCGTCCGCTCCTTGTGGCTACCGGAAAAGAACTTATCCTTATCGACACCGGCATCGGCGATAAGTACGACTCCAATTTCGCAGAACGGTACCGCATTGAGAAGACCGACTCCGTGCTGTCCGGTCTCGCCCGCCTTGGTTTCAAGCCTGAAGATATTACAACGGTAATACTCACCCACCTGCACTTTGACCACTGTGGCGGTTCCACTCAAATAAAAGACGGAAAATTGGTTCCGACCTTCCCCCGCGCGCGCTACATAGTTCAGCAGGCGGAATGGGAAGATGCAGTCAATCCCAATCGGCGCTCGCGCGCCTCCTACCTCGGCGAAAATTTTCTGCCTCTAAAAGAAACCAATCTCCTTGAGCTGATCAACGGTTCAATTGAAATCTACCCCGGTATCCAATTACTCCCCACCGGCGGTCACACCAGGGGTATGCAATTAGTCAAAATCACCAGTGACAACAAAACCGCTATCTTCTGGTCCGATATGATTCCCACCCAGAGTCACATTCCGGTACCTTACATTATGGGTTATGACCTTTTTCCGCTCGACTCAATGGACCAGAAAGAAAAACTTTTGAACCAGGCGGTCAACGGTAACTGGTTATCAGTTTTAGAACATGACCGGGAAGCGGTAATGGGAAAAATCACATTAAAGGATGGCAAATATCAGTTTGAACAAATTAAGGAGGATAAAATTTATGAACACCCAAAACTGGCAAATGAAATTTAA
- a CDS encoding YbhB/YbcL family Raf kinase inhibitor-like protein has translation MQLLSPAFAEGDRIPVRYTGDGEDISPELVWDSVPEGVVSFALICADPDAPLGTFIHWVIYNIPAPVRRLPEGVAKKEQLDDGIKQGVNSFQRIGYNGPKPPPGKPHRYVFQLYGLDTVLDLPSGASAGKVQEAMAGHIKAEARLMGIYGR, from the coding sequence ATGCAACTTTTGAGTCCGGCGTTTGCCGAAGGCGATAGGATTCCGGTTCGCTATACCGGTGACGGAGAAGACATCTCGCCCGAACTGGTATGGGATAGTGTTCCTGAAGGCGTTGTCAGTTTTGCCTTGATCTGCGCAGACCCGGATGCGCCTTTGGGCACCTTTATTCACTGGGTGATTTACAACATCCCCGCTCCGGTGCGGCGTCTACCTGAAGGCGTTGCCAAAAAGGAGCAACTGGACGATGGAATTAAACAAGGGGTTAATTCGTTTCAGCGCATAGGATACAATGGACCAAAGCCACCGCCCGGCAAACCGCACCGCTATGTTTTCCAGTTGTATGGATTGGATACGGTGCTTGATTTACCATCGGGTGCTTCCGCCGGGAAAGTTCAGGAGGCGATGGCGGGTCATATTAAGGCAGAAGCAAGGTTAATGGGGATTTATGGCAGATAA
- a CDS encoding indolepyruvate oxidoreductase subunit beta encodes MNVLVCGVGGQGVLLFSDVLARIALMAKLDVKKSEVHGMAQRGGSVTSHIRWAKKVYAPLIEEGHADIIIAFEKMEALRYIHFLSPSGTLIYDPLRSEPLPVLIGAVEKVPDTIIDERIAVRAPKNYPVPAFDVACKLGNPRMQNTVMLGAVSRLLDFPLNLYRQVISATVKPQFVEPNLQAFAAGLELIPPPNAPQS; translated from the coding sequence ATGAACGTCCTCGTCTGCGGTGTTGGTGGTCAGGGTGTTTTACTCTTCTCTGATGTCCTGGCGCGCATCGCCCTTATGGCTAAACTGGATGTGAAAAAAAGCGAGGTGCACGGTATGGCACAGCGCGGGGGCAGTGTCACCAGCCACATTCGCTGGGCAAAAAAGGTTTATGCACCATTAATTGAAGAAGGGCACGCTGATATCATCATCGCCTTTGAAAAAATGGAGGCACTGCGTTACATTCACTTCCTGTCCCCGTCCGGTACTTTAATCTACGACCCGCTTCGCAGCGAGCCCTTGCCGGTTCTTATTGGTGCGGTGGAAAAAGTTCCCGATACAATCATTGATGAACGTATCGCCGTCAGGGCACCAAAGAACTATCCTGTTCCGGCGTTTGATGTTGCCTGCAAACTGGGCAATCCGCGGATGCAAAATACCGTGATGCTGGGCGCCGTATCGCGTCTCCTTGACTTCCCTTTGAACCTCTATCGCCAGGTCATCAGTGCCACGGTCAAACCCCAATTTGTTGAACCCAACCTGCAGGCATTTGCGGCGGGACTGGAACTAATCCCGCCGCCCAATGCCCCACAATCCTAA
- a CDS encoding GNAT family N-acetyltransferase, whose product MNTQNWQMKFKDKIKTAEQALELIQPGDRIFIGSACGTPQKLVKALADRPVEDVEVTHILTLGVAPYAEEALATRYRANSFFISANVREAVQKGRADYTPIFLSELPRLLRSGRLPIDVALIQVTPPDEHGFCSLGVSVDITKPAAEAAKHIIAEVNPRMPRTLGDSFIHISQIHTVVENDAPIYEFTTPGPSEVAQRIAKNVAELIADGSTIQIGYGGIPDALLYYLKDKKDLGVHTEVFSDGIIDLIESGVITNRKKTLHPGKVVASFAMGSQRLYNYINNNPMFEFHPVDYTNDPFVIAQNEKMVSINSALEVDLTGQVCADSIGSLFYSGIGGQLDFVRGAARAKDGKPIIVLKSTRDNDRFSRIVPVLSEGAGVVTSRGDVHYVVTEWGVAYLHGKSIRERALALISIAHPKFRAELLREAKRRNFVYQDQPEDSLVSARYPEEFETKVQLPSGETILIRPIKPTDEPAMRELFYSFSRNTIFYRYFSYIKAMPHEKLTKFVNVDYEKEMALVAVIRRNGVEQIVGSTRYYVDPSTGFAEFAIEIQDEYQNKGIGTALFNHLIRIARIKGVKGFVGYVLDSNTRAYRLVTKTGFPLETKWEDGVYTLTLRFEK is encoded by the coding sequence ATGAACACCCAAAACTGGCAAATGAAATTTAAAGACAAAATCAAAACCGCGGAGCAAGCCTTAGAACTCATCCAGCCCGGCGACCGGATATTCATCGGCTCGGCTTGTGGCACACCCCAGAAACTGGTAAAGGCGCTTGCCGACCGGCCGGTTGAAGATGTCGAGGTAACTCATATTCTCACGCTGGGTGTCGCACCCTATGCTGAAGAGGCACTTGCCACTCGTTACCGGGCAAACTCCTTCTTCATCAGTGCTAATGTCCGGGAGGCGGTGCAAAAGGGCCGAGCCGACTACACCCCGATATTTTTGTCCGAACTGCCCCGTTTGCTACGCTCCGGACGCCTGCCGATTGATGTCGCCTTGATTCAGGTCACACCGCCTGATGAGCACGGATTTTGCAGTCTCGGGGTTTCGGTGGACATCACCAAACCAGCTGCCGAAGCGGCAAAACACATCATCGCCGAGGTCAACCCGCGCATGCCTCGAACCCTGGGCGACAGTTTTATCCACATCTCCCAGATTCATACTGTGGTTGAAAATGACGCCCCAATTTATGAGTTTACCACGCCGGGTCCGAGTGAAGTCGCCCAGCGCATTGCAAAAAATGTTGCCGAACTCATCGCCGATGGTTCAACAATCCAGATTGGCTACGGTGGCATTCCCGACGCCCTGCTTTACTACCTGAAAGATAAAAAGGACCTCGGCGTCCATACCGAGGTTTTTTCTGACGGCATCATCGACTTAATTGAAAGCGGCGTCATCACCAATCGCAAGAAAACCCTGCACCCGGGGAAGGTTGTCGCCTCTTTTGCGATGGGCTCACAGCGCCTTTACAACTACATCAACAACAACCCGATGTTCGAGTTTCATCCCGTTGACTATACCAATGACCCATTTGTCATTGCTCAGAATGAAAAAATGGTCTCAATCAACTCGGCGCTTGAGGTCGATTTAACCGGCCAGGTTTGCGCCGATTCAATCGGCTCCCTTTTCTATTCTGGCATCGGCGGACAATTGGACTTCGTCCGTGGGGCAGCCCGCGCAAAAGATGGTAAACCAATCATCGTTTTAAAATCAACGCGGGACAATGACCGATTCTCGCGCATTGTTCCGGTACTTTCCGAAGGTGCCGGAGTGGTCACATCGCGTGGCGATGTCCACTATGTCGTAACCGAATGGGGTGTCGCATACCTTCACGGCAAATCAATCCGGGAACGTGCCCTTGCCTTAATATCAATCGCCCATCCTAAGTTCCGTGCCGAACTGTTAAGAGAAGCCAAAAGAAGGAATTTCGTCTATCAGGACCAACCGGAAGACTCGCTCGTTTCCGCCCGCTACCCGGAAGAGTTCGAAACCAAGGTGCAACTGCCCAGCGGCGAAACAATCCTCATTCGGCCCATAAAACCGACCGACGAACCGGCGATGCGCGAACTGTTCTACTCCTTCTCCCGCAACACAATTTTCTATCGCTACTTCAGCTACATCAAGGCAATGCCGCATGAGAAACTGACCAAGTTTGTCAATGTCGACTACGAAAAGGAAATGGCGCTGGTTGCTGTCATCCGGCGCAACGGCGTCGAACAAATTGTTGGTTCAACCCGCTACTATGTTGACCCTTCAACTGGCTTTGCCGAATTCGCCATTGAAATTCAGGACGAGTACCAGAACAAAGGAATCGGCACCGCTTTGTTCAACCATTTGATCCGCATTGCCCGGATAAAGGGAGTAAAAGGGTTCGTGGGCTATGTTCTTGACTCCAACACCCGGGCATACCGACTTGTTACCAAAACTGGCTTCCCGCTTGAAACCAAATGGGAAGACGGCGTTTACACTTTAACCCTGAGGTTTGAAAAATGA